The following coding sequences lie in one Pirellulales bacterium genomic window:
- a CDS encoding pectinesterase family protein, with amino-acid sequence MTTLDFNPIRRNLAALLFLLLVGVAFSISGHGRSATAAESAPTATDSALSLPPDITVAADGTGDFKTVQEAVASIPRGNRERKIVLIKPGVYKEKVRVDASNVTLRGENRENTRLEFSQLADDFTSHPDDIGRAVLNVRGDDFVMDNLTVVNTAGVIGKHAFAIFGNADRTVIINSDVLSEGNDTVSLWKGDSGRYYHANCNFRGSVDFVCPRGWCYVTDCTFYEVKPTAAVWHDGHVNEDMKYVLRNCKFDGVKGWCLARHHVDAQFYFLDCTFSNTMADRPPRRVIYPLSGAAATDADKKRNADLDKQNIWGERVYFYNCHRDGGDYAWFADNLSTAPGSPTDAQITPAWTFNHTWDPEHPGPIAIKELKPQDGKISLTFNASVTVKGKPRLTLQGSEPAEYVSGSGTDTLIFKLPSKESTAKVSAVDLNGGVIVNSEASATLVQADLTLPATKN; translated from the coding sequence ATGACAACACTCGATTTCAATCCGATACGACGCAATCTTGCGGCATTGCTGTTTCTGCTACTGGTCGGGGTCGCGTTCAGCATTAGCGGGCATGGGCGGAGTGCCACAGCGGCCGAAAGCGCTCCGACCGCGACCGATTCGGCGCTTTCTTTGCCGCCCGATATTACCGTTGCTGCCGACGGCACTGGCGATTTTAAGACCGTGCAGGAAGCCGTGGCTTCGATTCCGCGCGGCAACCGTGAGCGGAAAATTGTTCTCATCAAGCCGGGCGTGTATAAAGAAAAAGTGCGCGTGGATGCCAGTAACGTTACCCTGCGGGGAGAAAATCGCGAAAACACCCGCCTGGAGTTTTCGCAATTGGCCGACGATTTTACGAGCCATCCCGACGACATCGGCCGCGCTGTGCTCAACGTGCGTGGCGACGACTTCGTGATGGATAATCTCACGGTGGTCAATACGGCGGGCGTCATCGGTAAGCATGCCTTTGCCATTTTCGGCAATGCCGACCGCACGGTCATTATCAATAGCGACGTGCTGAGCGAAGGAAACGACACCGTATCGTTGTGGAAGGGGGACAGCGGCCGCTATTATCATGCTAATTGTAATTTTCGCGGCTCGGTCGATTTTGTTTGTCCGCGCGGCTGGTGCTACGTGACCGATTGCACGTTCTACGAGGTGAAACCCACGGCGGCCGTTTGGCACGACGGCCACGTGAACGAAGACATGAAATACGTGCTGCGCAATTGCAAGTTCGACGGCGTCAAGGGCTGGTGCTTGGCCCGCCATCATGTCGATGCCCAGTTTTATTTTCTCGATTGCACGTTTTCCAACACCATGGCCGACCGACCGCCGCGACGAGTGATTTATCCGCTCAGTGGCGCGGCGGCCACCGATGCGGACAAAAAACGCAATGCCGATTTGGATAAGCAAAACATCTGGGGCGAGCGTGTTTATTTTTACAACTGCCATCGCGACGGCGGCGATTACGCTTGGTTTGCCGATAATCTTTCGACAGCCCCCGGTTCCCCCACCGATGCCCAAATTACGCCGGCCTGGACATTCAACCATACGTGGGACCCGGAACATCCTGGGCCGATTGCGATCAAGGAATTGAAACCGCAGGACGGGAAAATCTCGTTGACGTTTAACGCCTCGGTCACCGTCAAAGGGAAGCCCCGTTTGACGCTCCAGGGGAGCGAACCCGCCGAATACGTCAGTGGGAGTGGAACCGATACGCTCATTTTCAAATTGCCAAGCAAAGAGAGCACTGCCAAAGTTTCGGCCGTCGACTTGAACGGCGGCGTCATCGTCAACAGCGAAGCCAGCGCGACGCTTGTTCAGGCCGACCTTACACTTCCTGCAACCAAAAACTGA
- a CDS encoding nucleoside deaminase, with the protein MQAAIDEAAAGYAEGGIPIGSVIVHAGKIIGRGHNRRVQKGSAILHGEMDALENAGRQPASVYRQCVLYTTLSPCPMCSGTILLYGIPRVIVGENQTFMGEEELLRSRGVKVEVLQNPHCIELMRRFIREKPELWNEDIGV; encoded by the coding sequence ATGCAAGCGGCCATTGATGAAGCGGCGGCGGGTTATGCCGAAGGGGGCATTCCCATCGGCTCGGTGATTGTGCATGCCGGAAAAATCATCGGCCGCGGGCATAACCGTCGTGTTCAGAAAGGCAGCGCTATTCTACACGGCGAAATGGATGCCCTGGAAAACGCCGGCCGCCAGCCAGCCAGTGTTTATCGCCAGTGCGTACTGTATACGACGCTTTCCCCCTGCCCCATGTGCAGCGGCACCATTTTGCTGTATGGCATTCCTCGGGTCATCGTCGGCGAAAATCAAACTTTTATGGGCGAGGAAGAACTGCTCCGCAGCCGCGGGGTCAAAGTCGAAGTGCTGCAAAACCCGCATTGCATTGAACTCATGCGCCGCTTCATTCGCGAAAAGCCGGAGTTGTGGAATGAAGACATCGGCGTGTGA
- a CDS encoding ABC transporter ATP-binding protein, whose product MNNLETASGSTTEIDSTELLIDVGGLRKQFKAGKEVLRGVNLQVPRGTVLGLLGKNGAGKTTLIKCLLGLLKPTGGTAMLLGENAWDLSAEAKERLGYVPQIVTLYQWMKVKHIIAYTAAFYRNWNATLAAELVQRWEIPIDDRAGTLSVGTLQKLALVLALGHEPELLILDEPAASLDPIARREFLAEVLNIAGQNDRTILFSTHITSDLERVADTVAILKEGKIVYHGELGELKDSIKRLHFTAAAPLPQTFVVPGALSTRVDGSQAMVATRDLSPELISALCNQWKAKVQIEDLNLEDIFLEMHQP is encoded by the coding sequence GTGAATAATTTAGAAACGGCAAGCGGGTCAACGACGGAAATAGATTCGACCGAACTGCTGATTGACGTCGGCGGCCTGCGCAAACAGTTCAAGGCAGGTAAGGAAGTGCTGCGCGGAGTCAACCTGCAAGTGCCACGCGGCACCGTGCTGGGATTGTTGGGGAAAAACGGCGCGGGCAAAACGACTCTAATTAAATGTCTGCTCGGCTTGCTGAAACCGACCGGCGGGACGGCAATGCTCTTGGGAGAAAATGCTTGGGACCTGTCGGCTGAAGCCAAGGAGCGGCTGGGTTATGTCCCACAGATTGTGACACTGTACCAATGGATGAAGGTGAAGCACATCATTGCATACACAGCGGCGTTCTACCGAAATTGGAACGCCACGTTGGCGGCAGAATTGGTGCAGCGCTGGGAAATACCAATAGACGATCGCGCGGGAACGCTTTCCGTGGGCACATTGCAAAAACTGGCGCTGGTGTTGGCATTGGGGCACGAACCGGAGTTGTTGATCCTCGACGAACCGGCCGCCAGCCTCGATCCGATTGCTCGCCGCGAATTCTTGGCTGAAGTATTGAATATCGCCGGCCAAAACGATCGGACCATATTATTTTCGACGCATATTACTAGCGACCTGGAGCGTGTGGCCGACACGGTGGCGATTTTGAAGGAAGGAAAAATTGTTTATCACGGCGAGCTTGGCGAACTGAAAGATTCGATCAAGCGGCTGCATTTTACCGCGGCGGCTCCGTTGCCTCAGACTTTCGTTGTGCCAGGCGCGCTGTCGACGCGCGTTGACGGCAGCCAAGCGATGGTGGCCACGCGCGACCTGTCGCCGGAACTCATTTCGGCATTGTGCAACCAATGGAAAGCCAAGGTGCAGATTGAAGATTTGAATCTGGAAGACATATTCCTAGAGATGCACCAACCATGA
- a CDS encoding GntR family transcriptional regulator, with protein sequence MSRFLFQAFPGSGVPIYRQLVDQVRRHAATGRLQSNDFLPSVRQVAQELQINPMTVSKAYSILEREGVLENVRGQGMRLKTPLGNGTIRDRRQALKPLLEQVAATAYQLSLSPQDVMRLLEPMLEDLNRE encoded by the coding sequence TCAGGCGTTTCCCGGCTCCGGTGTGCCAATTTATCGACAGTTGGTCGATCAAGTGCGCCGGCACGCCGCCACCGGCCGCTTGCAGTCCAACGATTTTTTGCCTTCGGTGCGGCAGGTCGCTCAGGAATTGCAAATTAATCCCATGACAGTTTCCAAGGCTTATTCGATTTTGGAGCGGGAAGGGGTATTGGAAAATGTGCGCGGTCAAGGCATGCGCTTAAAAACACCGCTAGGCAATGGCACCATCCGCGACAGGCGGCAGGCGCTCAAACCCCTGTTGGAGCAAGTGGCCGCCACGGCCTATCAATTGTCACTTTCGCCGCAGGATGTAATGCGATTGCTCGAACCCATGCTGGAGGATCTCAATCGTGAATAA